The DNA sequence ATCATCAGTGGTATTGCAATGATCTCTTTTGCTACTTCAGTCATTGTTTCCGCATTTTCAGAAAAGCTAAACGAGGTAAAAGAGAGTAGGGCAATTGATCGAATCAACAAGAGTAGTTCTTTTGTGGTCATCTGTGGATATGGGCAGATGGCTAAAATGTTTTTACGTAAAAGTGGGCTTTCTGTCAATGATTATATTATTCTAGAGAAAAATCCAGAAAGAGTAGAGGCGGCACGCAAAGAGGGGTATAGTGTTATTCAAGAGGATGCCAGCCACACTAAAGTACTAGAACGATTCAATGTTTCTCATGCAAAAATTACAGTGCTGACCCTTACAGCAAGTGATGTGGAGAATATTTATATTACCCTCACAGCAAAATCAATTTCACGTAAAATACAGGTAATTGCACGTGCAAGTAATCACCAAATGGTCAAGAAATTTGAACATGCTGGTGCTGATCATGTGGTTCTCCCTAATGAAGTAGCCAATAATATGATCCACATTGCCATCACGCAACCAACAATGTATAAGGCACTACATGCGGTTTTGACAGGAAAAGATGCAGCACAGATTTATGAGATACACATCAAGCATTACCCTTCACTTGTGGGAAGAAGTATTGAATCACTCAGTTTTGCTGACTACAAACTGCTCTTTCTTGGGGTACACAAAAATAAAGAGTTTCTTTTTAATCCTAAAAAAGAGATACTGCTTGAGTTGCATGATGTACTACTGGTAATAGGGCGCGAGATTAGCCTAGAGTACTTTGAAAAGAGTTATAAAAGGACACGTTGATGGCAGCTAAAAGGATACTAATATTTGGGTATGGAAGTCATGGACGATTTATTGCCAAAGGACTACTTGAAGATGGTTATGCACTTCAAATTGTAGAGGCAGATGAAAAACACCATAAAATAGCACTCAATGACGGTTTTTCCGAAAGTGTCCTTATAGACATCAGTAGTGATGAAGCACTTGAGGCATTAAATCCTCAAAGCTTCGATAAGATTGTCTGTGTAATGAATGATGAGCATTTAAATGTTTTTATTACCCTCTCATTAACCTCACTTTTTAAAGACCTCAATATTGTTGCAATCTCCGATTCTATTCATACAACAAGCAAGCTTAAGATGGCAGGAGCACAAAAAGTAATAGATCTTTATGAGGTAAGTGCCAACCGTATTTTAAATATACTCAATCGTCCAATTGCAACTGAACTACTCAAAGATTTTGTCATGAGCAAAACAGGTATAAGCTTTATGGAGATGGAGATACCCGAAGGGTCTTTTTTGCATGGAAAAAAAATAGAAGAGGTGGACTTCTCTTGCTATAATGTGCTACTTGTTGGTATGGTTGACATGGAAAGAGGGAGAGGGTTTGAATTTGTGACTGCTGGTCAAGAGCACTGGCTAGATACAGGAGATATTATTGTGTGTATGGGAGAGGTAACAAAATTACATACATTCAAGAAGATTATTGCACGAAAAGATATCAATCAGTGTCACAAAATAAAGGAGTCTAAAGTATGAAAATTGCAGTTATAGGTGCTGGAAAGTGGGGACAAGCACTGTATCATGCCTACTCACAGAAGAATAATGTAGTAATTCATTCTCGTACAGAAAGAGAGATAGAGAACTTTGTTCGGCTTGATGAGACGCTAGAACAAGAATATTTGATTATGGCAATCCCAGCACAATATATACGGCAGTGGATGGAGGAGAATTTTATTGACAAAGACCAGAAGATCCTTGTGGCAGCAAAAGGTATAGAGGTTTCTACAGGAGCATTTCTTAATGAAATATATGAAACATTTGTTTCTAAAGAACGTCTAGCATATATTTCAGGTCCCTCTTTTGCTGCAGAAGTGGTAAAATCATTACCCACTGCATTAATGATTAGTTCCCATAATCTTGAGTTGGCACATGTTTTTTCAGATGCTCTACCTAATTATATTAAGGGGTACGTAAGTGACGATGTTATTGGCGCAGAAGTCTCTGGTGCCTACAAAAATGTTATTGCGATTGCTGGTGGTGTGTGTGATGGGCTAGGGCTAGGAAACAATGCACGAGCGGCGCTCATATCACGTGGTCTTGTAGAGATGACCCGTTTTGGAGAGGCATTTGGTGCCAAGACGGAGACATTTCTTTCACTTGGTGGTGCGGGCGATCTCTTCTTGACTGCTAGTTCTACACTTTCACGAAACTATCGGGTAGGTTTAGGGCTTGCCAAAGGCAAAAGTATGAAGCAGATACTTCAAGAACTTGGAGAGGTTGCTGAAGGAGTTGGTACTGTACAAGCACTCCATAAAATTGCTGAAGCCAAAGGGCTCTATCTTCCTATTGCTACACAAACCTATATGATGGTCAAGAATGAGAAAAGTCCCCATGAGAGTGTTCAAGAACTACTTCGCTGAAAAGTAACAACAAGGCATATAGAGCAGTACCATTCTCTATGAAAGTCTATTTTTAAAATCTTTATATCCAAACTCTTTTACAACCTCAATACTTCCATCTACTCTTTTTATGGCAATACTTGGTAATTTGATACCATTAAAAGTGGTTGCCTTAACCATGGTATAGTGCATTTGATCTTCAAAAATAATCCTGTCTCCAATCCTGAGTGGCTCATCGAAGCTGTAATCACCCATGATATCTCCTGCTAAACAAGTATTGCCTGCTAAGCGGTAGGTATAGGGTTTCTCTCCTGTATCTGCTGCACCATACACCTCCGCGCGGTAAGGCATAATGATAGTATCTGGCATATGTGCCTCTGCTGAAATATCAAGAATAGCAATATCAATACCATTGCGGACAACATCAAGTACAGTAGCAACAAGTAAACCAGTCCCCCAACCTATAGCTTCTCCTGGTTCAAGATAGATTTCAACATGATATTTTTTCTTAAATTTTTTAATCAGATAGATAAGTTTCTCTACATCATAGCCTTTACGGGTAATATGATGGCCACCACCAAAGTTAATCCATTTCATTTGCGAGATATAGTGTCCAAATTTTTCCTCAAAATTTACAAGAACTGCTTCAAGAGCATTACTGTCTTGTTCACAGAGAGCATGAAAGTGTAGTCCGTCAAGTAGGGAGAGCAGTGTAATATCAAAACTCTCTATAGTCACTCCAAGTCTTGAATAGGGGGCACAGGGGTTGTATATCTCTTTAGGGGAGGCTGAATATTCCGGATTAACTCTCAAGCCCAAGGAGAGAAGAGGGTTTACCTCTTTTGCTATTTGAGCAAAAGATTTAAATTGTGTTAAGGAGTTAAAAACCAAATGATGGGAGATAATAGCTATTTTTTCAATCTCCTCCTTTTTAAACGCAGGAGAATATGTATGTACCTCTTTTTGAAACTCTTCTGCTGCTAATTGTGCTTCATGTAGTCCACTAGCACAGCAACCATCGAGATAGGGGCGAATACTGTTGAAACTTTTCCATAGAGCATACCCTTTCAATGCAAGAAGAACCTTGGCACCACTTTGTTCTTTGATATACTGAATTATCTTAAGATTATCAATAAGTTTCTTCTCATCAAGTAGCCAGTATGGTGTAGAAATGAGGGACTGTAGATTACTTTCTAATATTTTCTGCTCCCACTTATATATTATAATGCTTAATTAACTATTTTACTTAATTTCTACTTTAGTAAAAGTAATATTAATCTCACAACAAAAACAGGGGCATAAGCCAAAAATATCTGTTAAATACAAAGTAAACCCCTTTCCGCTAAAATACCACTAAAATGCCATCCTCTAAAAGGTTACCCATGAAACTCATCTATCCACTCAATATTAAAAATGAATTCCTCTTTAATGCTTCATCACGAGACTTTACTGTTGAGGAGATACCGCTATATG is a window from the Sulfurovum sp. genome containing:
- a CDS encoding NAD-binding protein, which produces MAAKRILIFGYGSHGRFIAKGLLEDGYALQIVEADEKHHKIALNDGFSESVLIDISSDEALEALNPQSFDKIVCVMNDEHLNVFITLSLTSLFKDLNIVAISDSIHTTSKLKMAGAQKVIDLYEVSANRILNILNRPIATELLKDFVMSKTGISFMEMEIPEGSFLHGKKIEEVDFSCYNVLLVGMVDMERGRGFEFVTAGQEHWLDTGDIIVCMGEVTKLHTFKKIIARKDINQCHKIKESKV
- a CDS encoding NAD(P)H-dependent glycerol-3-phosphate dehydrogenase, translated to MKIAVIGAGKWGQALYHAYSQKNNVVIHSRTEREIENFVRLDETLEQEYLIMAIPAQYIRQWMEENFIDKDQKILVAAKGIEVSTGAFLNEIYETFVSKERLAYISGPSFAAEVVKSLPTALMISSHNLELAHVFSDALPNYIKGYVSDDVIGAEVSGAYKNVIAIAGGVCDGLGLGNNARAALISRGLVEMTRFGEAFGAKTETFLSLGGAGDLFLTASSTLSRNYRVGLGLAKGKSMKQILQELGEVAEGVGTVQALHKIAEAKGLYLPIATQTYMMVKNEKSPHESVQELLR
- a CDS encoding NAD-binding protein — its product is MNNLVLSFAHFLYNSKRYRHAKVAVKDLLTNQNSPYKRYLDITIIFLIITSVAILVYEVKHPVPPWIDLYDIYFVSFIFAIEYLLRLWIQNNISEEVLKSHKDAIFLDKPFNAFLPLRQALSEKLRYMITPWAIIDLLAIFPAYRPIRVLRIFILFRVLKLLRYAKSMKQFVEVLENKRFELYTLLFLLAFIVITAGIAIYVLEEKLNPNIKSLFDALYWALVTISTVGFGDISPVTTEGRAISMFIIISGIAMISFATSVIVSAFSEKLNEVKESRAIDRINKSSSFVVICGYGQMAKMFLRKSGLSVNDYIILEKNPERVEAARKEGYSVIQEDASHTKVLERFNVSHAKITVLTLTASDVENIYITLTAKSISRKIQVIARASNHQMVKKFEHAGADHVVLPNEVANNMIHIAITQPTMYKALHAVLTGKDAAQIYEIHIKHYPSLVGRSIESLSFADYKLLFLGVHKNKEFLFNPKKEILLELHDVLLVIGREISLEYFEKSYKRTR
- the nspC gene encoding carboxynorspermidine decarboxylase, with the protein product MLESNLQSLISTPYWLLDEKKLIDNLKIIQYIKEQSGAKVLLALKGYALWKSFNSIRPYLDGCCASGLHEAQLAAEEFQKEVHTYSPAFKKEEIEKIAIISHHLVFNSLTQFKSFAQIAKEVNPLLSLGLRVNPEYSASPKEIYNPCAPYSRLGVTIESFDITLLSLLDGLHFHALCEQDSNALEAVLVNFEEKFGHYISQMKWINFGGGHHITRKGYDVEKLIYLIKKFKKKYHVEIYLEPGEAIGWGTGLLVATVLDVVRNGIDIAILDISAEAHMPDTIIMPYRAEVYGAADTGEKPYTYRLAGNTCLAGDIMGDYSFDEPLRIGDRIIFEDQMHYTMVKATTFNGIKLPSIAIKRVDGSIEVVKEFGYKDFKNRLS